In a genomic window of Occallatibacter riparius:
- a CDS encoding PEGA domain-containing protein produces the protein MIRTCVRFCLFVSLSASVLAQQAAVTPGTVNNPPVPSTPPPPHTLLDGTPVKLRLTQTISSANAKVGQEIPFEVLEDLKVDDTVVLPKGATAIGTVTEANPKKSMGRGGKLNISITYARLADQEKAALRAVQDNKGGGHIGAMTGAMVATSIVFFPAAPLFLFIHGKDITIPQGTEITAFVQGDMHLDMMKFGAAPAVAAAPTPTAAPAGQAGVYIESTPSGADINVDGNFVGSTPSTVYVAIGEHEITVLKRGFTSWTRKMNVSGPTIHLSADLDKAN, from the coding sequence ATGATCCGCACGTGTGTTCGATTTTGCCTCTTTGTCAGCCTCTCTGCCTCAGTTCTCGCCCAGCAAGCAGCCGTTACGCCGGGAACAGTGAACAATCCCCCAGTGCCCTCCACGCCGCCCCCTCCCCACACGCTGCTCGACGGAACTCCCGTCAAGCTGCGCCTCACTCAGACGATCTCTTCCGCCAATGCGAAAGTTGGCCAGGAGATCCCATTTGAGGTACTTGAGGATCTCAAGGTTGACGACACCGTCGTACTTCCCAAGGGGGCAACGGCCATCGGCACGGTTACGGAAGCGAATCCAAAAAAGAGCATGGGCCGCGGTGGAAAGCTGAACATCAGCATCACCTATGCGCGCCTGGCCGACCAGGAGAAAGCCGCACTACGCGCCGTCCAAGACAACAAGGGCGGCGGCCACATTGGGGCCATGACAGGCGCAATGGTCGCCACATCCATCGTCTTCTTTCCCGCCGCGCCTCTGTTCCTCTTCATCCATGGCAAAGACATCACCATCCCGCAAGGAACCGAAATCACCGCCTTCGTCCAGGGTGACATGCATCTGGACATGATGAAATTCGGCGCGGCTCCCGCTGTGGCCGCTGCACCCACCCCGACCGCCGCTCCTGCAGGTCAAGCTGGCGTCTACATCGAATCGACACCTTCCGGAGCGGATATCAACGTCGACGGCAACTTCGTAGGCAGCACGCCATCCACCGTCTACGTAGCAATCGGTGAACACGAGATTACCGTTCTCAAGAGGGGATTCACGTCATGGACGCGCAAGATGAATGTGAGTGGTCCCACCATCCACCTGTCCGCAGATCTCGATAAGGCAAATTGA
- a CDS encoding response regulator, whose amino-acid sequence MGNFLPGWGPAVPDQPESLRVLVVDDDIRVADSMAKILSASGHEAVPAYSAEAAIKLAARIAPHAVISDIVMGPVSGIELANHMREHFPGCKVLLISGHASASDFGQKLLPRSSSLQFAPKPVAPDRILEFVASCRAQDASMEPAAGA is encoded by the coding sequence GCCTGCTGTGCCGGATCAACCCGAGAGCCTGCGTGTCCTGGTCGTGGATGACGACATTCGAGTAGCCGACAGCATGGCCAAAATTCTCTCGGCCAGCGGACATGAGGCCGTGCCGGCCTACAGCGCGGAAGCCGCGATCAAACTGGCGGCGCGGATTGCGCCGCATGCCGTGATTTCGGACATTGTGATGGGGCCGGTGAGCGGCATCGAGCTGGCCAATCACATGCGCGAGCACTTTCCGGGCTGCAAGGTGCTGCTGATCTCAGGGCACGCTTCGGCTTCGGACTTCGGGCAGAAGCTGCTGCCACGGTCGTCGAGTTTGCAGTTTGCGCCGAAGCCGGTGGCGCCGGACCGGATTCTGGAGTTTGTGGCGTCGTGCCGCGCGCAGGATGCGTCGATGGAGCCGGCGGCGGGGGCGTGA
- a CDS encoding CsgG/HfaB family protein has protein sequence MMKSLLSVRVLALLLAVTTALSAQAQRKARIAVMDFDYATVQSYSSAMFGSNIDVGKGVTDLLIAGLVKNGTYSIIERSALDKIMAEQNFNNSQRADPSSAAKLGKLLGVDAIIVGSVTQFGNETKKTNVGGGGGGWHGYGLGGVGHSKSNANVGLTARIVNVETGEILAIAEGAGTSARSSTSLLGGGGNWSGWGNGAVDFGSSNFQETIIGEATKQAVDTLTASVVSDAPKVAIHKVTVDGLVAAVDGGQIVLNVGKKGGVNVGDQLEVIRVTKEIKDPETGAVIRRLTSTVGVIRATDVDDASAVCSPVSGTGFQTGDRVRSMAQ, from the coding sequence ATGATGAAATCGCTTCTCTCCGTCCGCGTATTGGCTCTTCTCCTGGCCGTGACCACGGCCCTTTCCGCTCAGGCTCAGCGCAAGGCGCGCATAGCAGTCATGGACTTCGATTACGCCACCGTGCAGAGCTACTCCTCCGCCATGTTCGGCAGCAATATCGACGTGGGCAAGGGAGTCACCGATCTCCTGATCGCCGGCCTCGTCAAGAACGGCACCTACTCCATCATTGAGCGTTCCGCGCTCGACAAGATCATGGCCGAGCAGAATTTCAACAACTCCCAGCGCGCCGATCCCTCCAGCGCCGCTAAACTCGGCAAACTGCTGGGCGTTGACGCCATCATCGTTGGCTCCGTCACGCAGTTCGGCAACGAGACCAAAAAGACCAACGTGGGCGGAGGCGGAGGCGGCTGGCACGGCTACGGCCTCGGCGGCGTGGGCCACTCCAAGTCCAATGCCAACGTCGGCCTCACCGCGCGTATCGTGAACGTTGAAACCGGCGAAATCCTCGCCATCGCTGAGGGTGCGGGCACTTCCGCACGTTCGTCCACCTCGCTGCTTGGCGGCGGCGGCAACTGGAGCGGTTGGGGCAACGGCGCCGTCGACTTCGGTTCCTCCAACTTCCAGGAAACCATCATCGGCGAGGCCACCAAGCAGGCCGTCGACACGCTGACCGCGTCGGTCGTCTCCGACGCTCCCAAGGTCGCTATCCACAAGGTCACAGTGGACGGCCTCGTAGCCGCGGTTGACGGCGGCCAGATCGTTCTCAACGTCGGCAAGAAGGGCGGCGTCAACGTCGGCGATCAGCTCGAAGTCATTCGCGTCACCAAGGAAATCAAGGACCCCGAGACCGGCGCTGTCATCCGCCGCCTCACCTCCACCGTCGGCGTGATCAGGGCCACGGACGTCGATGATGCATCGGCCGTCTGCTCACCCGTCAGCGGCACGGGCTTCCAGACCGGCGACCGCGTCCGCAGCATGGCACAGTAG